A genomic region of Pseudomonas frederiksbergensis contains the following coding sequences:
- the fdhF gene encoding formate dehydrogenase subunit alpha, with translation MITLFDPNTDIDLGTPARDSQVQVTLNIDGRSISVPEGTSVMRAAALLGTTIPKLCATDSLEAFGSCRMCLVEIDGMRGYPASCTTPVSEGMSVHTQTPKLATLRRNVMELYISDHPLDCLTCSANGNCELQTVAGQVGLREVRYGYAGENHLADLKDTSNPYFDYDPSKCIVCNRCVRACEETQGTFALTITGRGFESRVAAAGGENFLDSECVSCGACVQACPTATLMEKSVVELGQPERSVITTCAYCGVGCSFRAEMKGDQLVRMVPDKNGQANHGHSCVKGRFAWGYATHPDRITKPMIRKHINDPWQEVSWDEAVTYAASEFRRLQQTYGRDSIGGITSSRCTNEETYLVQKLVRAAFGNNNVDTCARVCHSPTGYGLKQTLGESAGTQSFDSVMQADVILVMGANPSDAHPVFASQLKRRLREGARLIVIDPRRIDLVDSVHARAELHLALRPGTNVAMLNALAHVIVTEGLLNQAFIDARCEGSDFARWSEFVSRAENSPEVLGDICGVAAADIRAAARLYATGGNAAIYYGLGVTEHSQGSTAVMGIANLAMATGNIGREGVGVNPLRGQNNVQGSCDMGSFPHELPGYRHISNEVVRAQFEQAWHVTLQPDPGLRIPNMFEAALGGSFKGLYCQGEDIAQSDPNTQHVTAALSAMECVVVQDIFLNETAKFAHVFLPGSSFLEKDGTFTNAERRISRVRKVMEPLGGKADWEGTVALANALGYPMNYQHPSDIMDEIASLTPTFTNVSYAALERHGSLQWPCNAAAPDGTPTMHIEEFVRGKGRFMLTGYIPTEEKVNTRYPLLLTTGRILSQYNVGAQTRRTENVAWHGEDRLEIHPTDAESRGINEGDWVGIGSRAGQTVLRARITERVAPGVVYTTFHFPESGANVITTDNSDWATNCPEYKVTAVEVSRVYHPSEWQKRYQAFSDEQQHLLDERRQARAAGTKAEVRR, from the coding sequence ATGATCACGCTCTTCGACCCGAATACCGATATCGACCTCGGCACCCCCGCCCGCGACAGCCAGGTGCAGGTCACCCTGAACATCGACGGCCGCAGCATCAGCGTGCCCGAAGGGACCTCGGTGATGCGCGCCGCCGCGCTGCTGGGCACCACCATTCCCAAACTGTGTGCCACCGACAGCCTGGAAGCCTTCGGCTCCTGCCGCATGTGCCTGGTGGAGATCGACGGCATGCGCGGCTACCCGGCGTCCTGCACCACGCCGGTCAGCGAAGGCATGAGCGTGCACACCCAGACGCCGAAGCTCGCCACCCTGCGCCGCAACGTCATGGAACTGTACATTTCCGATCACCCGCTGGACTGCCTGACTTGCTCGGCCAACGGCAACTGCGAGCTGCAAACCGTCGCCGGCCAGGTCGGCCTGCGGGAGGTGCGTTACGGCTATGCAGGCGAGAACCATCTGGCCGACCTGAAGGACACTTCCAACCCCTACTTCGACTACGACCCGAGCAAGTGCATCGTCTGCAACCGCTGCGTGCGCGCCTGCGAAGAAACCCAGGGCACCTTTGCCCTGACCATTACCGGGCGCGGTTTCGAATCCCGGGTCGCGGCCGCCGGTGGCGAGAACTTCCTCGACTCGGAATGCGTGTCCTGCGGCGCCTGTGTGCAAGCCTGCCCCACCGCGACCCTGATGGAAAAAAGCGTGGTCGAACTGGGTCAGCCCGAACGCAGCGTGATCACCACCTGCGCCTATTGCGGCGTAGGCTGCTCGTTCCGCGCCGAGATGAAAGGCGACCAACTGGTGCGCATGGTTCCCGACAAGAACGGCCAGGCCAACCACGGCCACTCGTGCGTCAAAGGACGCTTTGCCTGGGGCTACGCCACCCACCCGGATCGCATCACCAAGCCGATGATCCGCAAGCACATCAACGACCCTTGGCAGGAAGTCAGCTGGGATGAAGCGGTGACCTACGCCGCCAGCGAGTTCCGCCGACTGCAGCAAACATACGGCCGCGACTCCATTGGTGGCATCACGTCCAGCCGCTGCACCAACGAAGAAACCTACCTGGTGCAAAAACTGGTGCGCGCCGCCTTCGGCAACAACAACGTCGACACCTGTGCGCGGGTCTGCCACTCGCCGACCGGCTATGGCCTGAAACAAACCCTGGGCGAGTCCGCCGGCACCCAGAGTTTCGACTCGGTGATGCAGGCCGACGTGATCCTGGTGATGGGCGCCAACCCCAGCGACGCCCACCCGGTGTTCGCCTCCCAGCTCAAACGCCGCCTGCGTGAAGGCGCGCGGCTGATCGTCATCGACCCTCGACGCATTGATCTGGTGGACTCGGTGCATGCCCGCGCCGAACTGCACCTGGCCCTGCGCCCGGGCACCAACGTCGCCATGCTCAACGCCTTGGCCCATGTCATCGTCACCGAAGGCCTGCTCAACCAGGCCTTTATCGACGCCCGTTGCGAGGGCAGCGATTTCGCCCGCTGGAGCGAGTTCGTCAGCCGCGCGGAAAACTCGCCGGAAGTCCTTGGCGACATCTGCGGCGTCGCCGCTGCCGACATCCGTGCCGCCGCCCGTCTGTATGCCACCGGCGGCAATGCGGCGATCTACTACGGTCTGGGCGTCACCGAGCACAGCCAGGGCAGCACCGCGGTCATGGGCATCGCCAACCTGGCCATGGCCACGGGCAACATCGGCCGCGAAGGCGTGGGCGTGAACCCGCTGCGCGGGCAGAACAACGTTCAGGGCTCCTGCGACATGGGCTCCTTCCCCCACGAACTGCCCGGCTACCGGCACATCTCCAACGAAGTGGTACGGGCGCAGTTCGAACAGGCCTGGCACGTCACCCTGCAACCCGACCCGGGCCTGCGCATCCCCAACATGTTCGAGGCCGCCTTGGGCGGCAGCTTTAAGGGCCTGTATTGCCAGGGCGAAGACATCGCCCAGAGCGACCCCAATACCCAGCACGTCACCGCAGCCCTGTCGGCCATGGAATGCGTGGTGGTGCAGGATATTTTCCTCAACGAAACCGCCAAGTTCGCCCACGTGTTCCTCCCGGGCAGCTCGTTCCTGGAAAAAGACGGCACCTTCACCAACGCCGAGCGGCGCATCTCCCGGGTGCGCAAAGTCATGGAACCGTTGGGTGGCAAGGCCGACTGGGAAGGCACAGTGGCCCTGGCCAACGCCTTGGGCTATCCGATGAACTACCAGCACCCGTCAGACATCATGGATGAAATCGCCAGCCTGACACCGACTTTCACCAACGTCAGCTACGCCGCGCTGGAACGCCACGGCAGCCTGCAATGGCCGTGCAACGCTGCGGCACCGGACGGCACGCCGACCATGCACATCGAGGAATTCGTGCGCGGCAAGGGGCGGTTCATGCTCACCGGCTACATACCCACCGAGGAAAAGGTCAACACTCGCTATCCCCTCCTGCTGACCACCGGGCGCATCCTCAGCCAGTACAACGTCGGCGCCCAGACCCGGCGTACTGAAAACGTCGCCTGGCACGGCGAAGACCGCCTGGAAATCCACCCGACCGACGCCGAGAGCCGTGGCATCAACGAAGGTGACTGGGTCGGCATCGGCAGCCGCGCCGGACAGACCGTACTGCGTGCGCGGATCACCGAACGGGTGGCCCCTGGCGTGGTGTACACCACCTTCCACTTCCCTGAATCGGGGGCCAACGTCATCACCACCGACAACTCCGACTGGGCCACCAACTGTCCGGAGTACAAGGTCACCGCCGTGGAAGTCAGCCGCGTCTACCACCCTTCCGAGTGGCAAAAGCGCTACCAGGCATTCAGCGACGAACAACAGCACCTGCTCGACGAACGCCGCCAGGCACGCGCCGCCGGAACAAAAGCCGAGGTACGCCGATGA
- a CDS encoding formate dehydrogenase beta subunit, with translation MPSLYLPCDSLARAVGADEVATALATQARERNLPLDVQRTSSRGLYWLEPLLEMDSPQGRIGFGPLTAADVPSLLEALQGEPSTHPLALGLVEQLPYLKTQQRLLFARAGITRPLSLEDYRAHGGFEGLTQAIALGGEQTATAVFDSGLRGRGGAAFPAGIKWRTVRGTQAAQKYIVCNADEGDSGTFADRMLMEGDPFLLIEGMAIAGLTVGASYGYIYVRSEYPQAVATLREALNIARSNGYLGANVGGSGQAFDMEVRVGAGAYICGEETALLDSLEGKRGIVRAKPPIPALQGLFGLPTLVHNVLTLASVPLILAKGAPFYRDYGMGRSLGTMPFQLAGNIRHGGLVERAFGLTLRELVEDYGGGTASGRPLKAAQVGGPLGAWVPPGQFDTPLDYEAFAAIGAMLGHGGVVVADDSLDMARMARFAMQFCAEESCGKCTPCRIGSTRGVEVIDRLLAAPDQSGRDEQVIILKDLCDTLQYGSLCALGGMTSYPVASALKYFPADFGLQALEADQ, from the coding sequence ATGCCGAGTCTCTATCTGCCCTGTGATTCGCTTGCCCGTGCCGTGGGTGCCGATGAGGTGGCCACAGCCCTGGCCACTCAGGCCCGGGAACGCAATCTGCCGCTGGACGTGCAACGCACCAGCTCTCGCGGCCTGTACTGGCTGGAACCGCTGCTGGAAATGGACAGCCCGCAAGGCCGTATCGGCTTCGGCCCGCTGACCGCTGCCGATGTGCCGTCCCTGCTCGAGGCGCTGCAAGGCGAGCCGTCTACCCATCCACTGGCCTTGGGCCTGGTGGAGCAATTGCCTTATCTGAAGACTCAACAACGCCTGCTGTTCGCCCGCGCCGGCATTACCCGGCCGCTGTCCCTGGAAGATTACCGGGCCCACGGCGGCTTCGAAGGCTTGACCCAGGCCATCGCCCTGGGCGGCGAGCAGACCGCGACCGCCGTATTCGATTCGGGCCTGCGTGGCCGTGGCGGCGCAGCCTTCCCGGCCGGGATCAAATGGCGCACGGTGCGTGGCACTCAGGCGGCGCAGAAATACATTGTGTGCAACGCCGACGAAGGCGACTCCGGCACTTTCGCCGATCGCATGTTGATGGAAGGCGACCCCTTCCTGCTGATCGAAGGCATGGCCATTGCCGGTCTCACTGTCGGAGCCAGCTACGGCTACATCTACGTGCGCTCGGAATATCCACAGGCCGTGGCAACCCTGCGTGAGGCGCTGAATATTGCCCGGTCCAACGGTTACCTCGGCGCCAATGTCGGCGGCAGCGGCCAGGCCTTCGATATGGAAGTGCGCGTCGGTGCCGGCGCTTACATCTGCGGTGAGGAAACCGCGCTGCTGGACTCTCTCGAAGGCAAGCGCGGGATCGTCCGCGCCAAGCCACCCATCCCCGCCTTACAGGGGCTGTTCGGCCTGCCGACCCTGGTGCACAACGTGCTGACCCTGGCCTCGGTGCCGCTGATTCTGGCCAAGGGCGCGCCGTTCTATCGCGATTACGGCATGGGCCGCTCCCTGGGCACCATGCCTTTCCAGCTGGCGGGCAATATTCGTCACGGCGGCCTGGTGGAACGGGCCTTTGGCCTGACCCTGCGGGAACTGGTGGAAGACTACGGCGGTGGTACCGCCAGTGGCCGACCGCTGAAGGCCGCCCAGGTGGGCGGCCCGCTCGGCGCCTGGGTGCCGCCAGGGCAATTCGACACGCCGCTGGATTACGAAGCGTTCGCTGCCATCGGCGCCATGCTCGGTCACGGTGGCGTGGTGGTGGCTGACGACAGCCTGGACATGGCCCGCATGGCGCGCTTCGCGATGCAGTTTTGCGCCGAGGAATCCTGTGGCAAATGCACTCCCTGCCGCATCGGCTCGACCCGAGGCGTGGAGGTGATCGACCGGCTGCTGGCCGCGCCTGACCAGAGCGGTCGCGATGAGCAGGTGATCATCCTCAAGGACCTGTGCGACACCCTGCAATACGGTTCGCTGTGTGCGTTGGGCGGTATGACCTCTTATCCGGTGGCGAGCGCCCTCAAGTACTTCCCCGCCGACTTCGGTCTACAAGCCTTGGAGGCCGACCAATGA
- a CDS encoding formate dehydrogenase subunit gamma, with protein sequence MPDEMLHLSMVNSLLARHKGSPGALLPILHEIQEGIGYIPDAAIPEIAHALNLSQAEVRGVISFYHDFRTAPPARHILRLCRAESCQSRGAEQLAAQLRERLQLDDHGRSADGNISLRPVYCLGACACSPALELDGQVHARLSAERLNALLDACQEDA encoded by the coding sequence ATGCCTGATGAGATGTTGCACCTGTCTATGGTCAACAGCCTGCTGGCGCGCCACAAGGGTTCGCCCGGCGCACTGTTGCCGATCCTTCATGAGATTCAGGAGGGCATCGGTTACATTCCCGATGCCGCCATCCCCGAGATTGCCCACGCCCTCAACCTGAGTCAGGCCGAGGTTCGCGGGGTGATCAGCTTCTACCATGACTTCCGCACCGCACCGCCAGCCCGGCATATCCTGCGTCTGTGCCGGGCCGAGTCCTGCCAGAGCCGCGGCGCCGAGCAGCTCGCCGCGCAGTTGCGCGAACGCCTGCAACTGGACGACCACGGCCGCAGCGCCGACGGCAACATCAGTCTGCGCCCGGTGTATTGCCTCGGCGCCTGCGCCTGCTCGCCCGCTCTGGAGCTGGATGGCCAGGTGCATGCGCGGCTCAGCGCCGAGCGCCTGAATGCCCTGCTCGACGCTTGCCAGGAGGACGCGTGA
- a CDS encoding pyocin S6 family toxin immunity protein, with translation MYLCISGFLPDSAEDDSLHFELDLDGSFNDEIVQLLGHRNLNAMAEGEWLLADEQAAQISKIIGQSLPTHLKLFIGVEA, from the coding sequence ATGTATCTCTGTATCAGTGGATTCCTGCCTGACAGTGCTGAAGACGACTCCCTCCATTTTGAACTTGATCTGGATGGTTCCTTTAACGATGAAATCGTACAACTCCTAGGTCATAGAAATCTTAATGCGATGGCAGAAGGGGAGTGGCTGCTGGCGGATGAGCAAGCCGCGCAAATATCAAAAATCATCGGGCAATCGCTTCCAACCCATTTAAAGCTATTCATCGGTGTTGAAGCTTAG
- a CDS encoding colicin E3/pyocin S6 family cytotoxin: MTKDKQKKDPFNDIWSRKRPNGGASWAAWNPPPEPEREYIPKDEWPIPKERSDPVFAKCCTPENWGSTHAGSNTMPASNFGKVMLAGSMLVPSAAQAAGLALGFDAVLGRIAGGGILQKGFTWALRGNPAGVFVLGMLPTKMGDGTLYTDDQLRSMTRAPTRVRFQFRRDVEGVLQIYGIHTGPSGDDTVRTVQAKWNATRTAIEAELNGATILWTPRGRSGIPPLVHPDASHSQDPILVHPIPEGTDSQIEGYPTGDDIETKDCILVFPADSGLSSLYLVFSRPLGGDHSFHPAPKGLAAFPDAVKVDFKTRVQGGGGARRRWKDGKGRIYEWDSQHGAVEMYDKQGKHLGEFDPVTGEQTKPAKPGRNVEK, translated from the coding sequence ATGACCAAGGACAAACAGAAAAAAGATCCTTTCAACGACATTTGGAGCCGGAAACGTCCGAACGGTGGTGCCTCGTGGGCCGCCTGGAATCCGCCCCCTGAGCCAGAGCGGGAATACATCCCCAAAGATGAATGGCCAATTCCCAAGGAGCGTTCAGACCCAGTCTTTGCCAAGTGCTGCACTCCTGAAAACTGGGGGAGTACTCACGCCGGTAGCAACACCATGCCCGCCTCAAACTTTGGTAAGGTCATGCTGGCTGGGTCAATGCTTGTCCCGTCGGCGGCACAAGCTGCCGGACTCGCTCTAGGCTTCGACGCGGTACTGGGGCGCATAGCCGGTGGCGGCATCCTGCAAAAGGGATTCACCTGGGCATTGCGCGGCAATCCTGCCGGCGTGTTTGTGCTGGGCATGCTCCCGACCAAAATGGGCGACGGCACACTCTATACCGACGATCAGCTACGCAGTATGACCCGAGCTCCGACCCGCGTGCGCTTTCAGTTCCGTCGCGATGTTGAGGGCGTGCTACAGATTTACGGCATCCATACCGGCCCCTCAGGGGATGACACCGTGCGTACGGTTCAGGCCAAGTGGAACGCCACCAGAACCGCGATAGAAGCAGAGTTAAACGGGGCCACCATTCTTTGGACACCTAGAGGACGATCAGGCATACCGCCCTTGGTCCACCCTGACGCCAGCCACAGCCAAGACCCTATTCTCGTACACCCGATCCCGGAAGGAACAGACTCCCAGATCGAGGGCTATCCGACAGGGGACGACATAGAGACCAAGGACTGCATTCTGGTTTTTCCGGCAGACTCTGGCCTGAGTTCGTTGTATCTGGTGTTCTCGCGGCCTCTAGGCGGCGATCACAGCTTCCACCCTGCGCCAAAAGGTCTGGCGGCCTTTCCTGACGCGGTCAAAGTCGATTTTAAAACGAGAGTACAGGGCGGCGGCGGGGCTCGTAGACGCTGGAAGGATGGAAAGGGGCGGATTTATGAGTGGGATAGCCAGCACGGAGCGGTTGAGATGTACGACAAACAGGGAAAGCATTTAGGTGAGTTTGACCCGGTTACCGGCGAGCAAACCAAACCCGCCAAACCCGGCCGGAACGTAGAAAAATAG
- a CDS encoding DUF6124 family protein, with protein MKKTTRNPLETPSLSTPEDLDPIELSETAQRAVSARLRNPSHPDPVSHVFTIVPDVDTPTLLVHASETLASINAMTTDLAFELEGSRRNVALAMQQLTVLAELLVNRALDHLDQPDGTGESQPTVHH; from the coding sequence ATGAAAAAAACTACCCGAAATCCACTTGAAACCCCGTCGCTCTCAACACCAGAAGACCTCGATCCAATAGAACTCTCCGAAACCGCCCAACGCGCCGTCAGTGCCCGTTTGCGTAACCCCAGTCACCCTGATCCCGTCAGCCATGTATTCACCATCGTCCCCGACGTAGACACGCCAACCTTACTGGTCCACGCCAGCGAAACCCTCGCCTCGATCAACGCCATGACCACCGACCTGGCGTTCGAACTCGAAGGCTCGCGGCGCAATGTGGCACTGGCGATGCAACAGTTGACCGTGTTGGCGGAGTTGTTGGTAAACCGAGCGCTAGACCACCTCGACCAGCCCGATGGCACAGGTGAGAGTCAGCCCACCGTCCACCACTGA